A single genomic interval of Lathyrus oleraceus cultivar Zhongwan6 chromosome 7, CAAS_Psat_ZW6_1.0, whole genome shotgun sequence harbors:
- the LOC127102092 gene encoding auxin-responsive protein SAUR71: protein MNFVKKCKRAWGSSKRLHDPEGSSSSSSYDKLSDKCHKKQKDSHKKPPNGCLCVYVGPERQRFVIKIKIFNHPLFKILLEDVESEYGYRNDGPLWLPCHVVLFCEALVEIESAEVDIGFVGCNFPMGHKHSSVSQYSPLSCRSSLGSCDANHVVLV from the coding sequence ATGAATTTTGTAAAGAAGTGTAAGAGAGCATGGGGAAGCAGCAAGAGATTGCATGATCCAGAAGGCAGTAGTAGCAGTAGCAGCTATGACAAATTATCAGACAAGTGTCACAAAAAGCAAAAAGACAGTCATAAGAAACCGCCAAATGGTTGTCTTTGTGTCTATGTTGGACCTGAGAGACAAAGATTCGTAATCAAGATCAAAATATTCAATCATCCTTTGTTCAAAATTCTTTTAGAAGATGTTGAGAGTGAATATGGATATAGAAACGATGGTCCTCTATGGCTTCCTTGTCATGTTGTTTTGTTCTGTGAGGCACTTGTGGAGATAGAGAGTGCTGAGGTTGATATAGGTTTTGTAGGTTGCAATTTTCCAATGGGTCACAAACATAGCTCAGTTTCACAATATTCTCCATTGTCTTGTCGTTCTAGCTTGGGTTCATGTGATGCAAATCATGTGGTTTTGGTATGA